From bacterium:
CCGGCGTCTTCGTGCTCGCGGCCGCGGGGCTGCTCGATGGCAAGCGGGCCACCACGCATTGGCGGTATGCGGACCGGCTGGCCGCGCGTTATCCACGCATTCAGGTGGATGTGGACCGCCTATATGTGGATGAGGGCAGCATTCTCACTTCGGCGGGCAGTGCGGCGGGGATCGACCTGTGTCTGCACATTGTGCGGCGGGACTATGGGGCGGAAGTTGCGAACTCGGTGGCGCGGCGCCTGGTGATGCCGCCGCATCGGGATGGTGGGCAGGCTCAATTCGTGGCCGAGCCGCTGCGGGACCGGCGCGAGGAGGGCCTGGCGCCGGTGCTGGCATGGGCGCAGGCGAATCTGGCGCGGGCGCTGCGGGTGGACGATCTGGCGCGGCGGGCCGCGATGTCGCCGCGGACCTTCGCGCGCCAGTTCGTGCGGCAGAATGGCACGACGCCGCACCAGTGGCTGATGCATCAGCGCGTGCTGGCGGCGCAGCGCCGCCTGGAGAAGACGGCGGAGAGTATCGACCAGGTCGCGGCGGCAGTGGGCCTGGAATCGGCGGCCACGCTGCGGGTTCACTTCGCGCGCGCCTTGGGGATTTCGCCGGCAGCGTACCGGCGGCGCTTTTCCACGGCAACGACTGGGCGGATTGAGGCTGAGAAGAGGTTCATTCGACCGCCGAGCCGCGGAGGACTAAGGCTTGGCGGGCCCGGAGGGAATTGAACCCCCGACCTGAGGCTTAGGAGTCCCCTGCTCTATCCACTGAGCTACGGGCCCGCTGGATTTCCATCATACACCATCCGCGGCCTTATCCCGCAGAGGAAGTCACAGAGGAACTTCAGCCCACATGGTCCCGGTCGCGTCGGTGTAAAGCGAGTCGAGCTTGATCGCGCGGAACTCGGGATCCCGGCTCAGCGTATCGAAGTGCGCGAACGACTCGATATCGTAGATGAAGAGACGGTTCGGGGTGCCGGAGATCGTCGACGCGTAGTAGCGAAAGTTCTTCCCGCCGTGCCGCTCGACCACGCTGCGCAGCTTGCGAAGCTCCTCCTTGGCCTGCTCTTTCTTGTCCGGGTGAATGTGAAAGCTCAGATGAACGATCACCCCACACCTCCGCTGGACGCCGTCCTTTGATTACGTGGTTGCGGAGGTTCGGCGCGGGCGGCCGCCGCTCCCCCGGCGGCCTCAGTCGTCGCCGGCGGACTCGGCGTGCGCGGGCTCTTCTTCCTCTTCGTCCTCGACCTGCGGCAGCCCGCGGCGATCGCCGTTCCCGCGGAGGGCGGGCCTGGGAATCGCCTCGATCCGGTTCGAACGGCCGGACGGCTGCCCGGCCTCGCGGCGCACGCGCACCGCCTTCGGCCGTCCGTCTCTGCCGGGCCCGATCTCGAACGACACCACATCGCCCGGATCGAGCGAGCGCAGTCCGGTCCCCTCGATATCGCTGTAGTGCACGAAGTAGTTGCGGTTCATCGCGTCACATTCGATGAATCCCCAGCCGTGTTCGAAGCGCGAGACCACGCCCGCATACCGGGCGCCGTTCTCGGCCGGCACCGCCTCGGCGGGCGCGCCGGCGTGTTGTTCGAGTTCGCGGACTCCGAGATGCGCGCAGAGCGCGCGCAGCATCCCTTCGATTCGGTCAAGCTGTCCCGCCATGATGCAAACCCCTCCACCACTAATAAACTGCGGACTCCGGCGCGCGGAGCG
This genomic window contains:
- the ftrA gene encoding transcriptional regulator FtrA produces the protein MALRDPRKLAAMAYDGMGTFELGIVSEVFGLSRPELNVPWYEFRVFSLDRTPLRGTGGIRVQAPHGMGVLRSAGTIIVPGWHVDEAPPEALLRRLRVAHAAGARLVSICSGVFVLAAAGLLDGKRATTHWRYADRLAARYPRIQVDVDRLYVDEGSILTSAGSAAGIDLCLHIVRRDYGAEVANSVARRLVMPPHRDGGQAQFVAEPLRDRREEGLAPVLAWAQANLARALRVDDLARRAAMSPRTFARQFVRQNGTTPHQWLMHQRVLAAQRRLEKTAESIDQVAAAVGLESAATLRVHFARALGISPAAYRRRFSTATTGRIEAEKRFIRPPSRGGLRLGGPGGN
- a CDS encoding cold shock domain-containing protein — its product is MAGQLDRIEGMLRALCAHLGVRELEQHAGAPAEAVPAENGARYAGVVSRFEHGWGFIECDAMNRNYFVHYSDIEGTGLRSLDPGDVVSFEIGPGRDGRPKAVRVRREAGQPSGRSNRIEAIPRPALRGNGDRRGLPQVEDEEEEEPAHAESAGDD